One Triticum dicoccoides isolate Atlit2015 ecotype Zavitan chromosome 4B, WEW_v2.0, whole genome shotgun sequence genomic window carries:
- the LOC119293907 gene encoding basic blue protein-like — translation MARPSMGPVALVLLLAWCCAATTVRATEWIVGGDKGWTFGVAGWENDKPIQPGDKLVFKYEPGAHNVVKVEVGGYMECKAPDGAKVHSSGNDTFEMPGGKAYFICTFPGHCEKGMRIGIPPR, via the exons ATGGCACGACCAAGCATGGGCCCCGTCGCTCTCGTGCTGCTTCTAGCCTGGTGCTGCGCTGCGACCACCGTGCGAGCGACGGAGTGGATCGTCGGCGGCGACAAGGGGTGGACCTTCGGCGTCGCCGGCTGGGAGAACGACAAGCCGATCCAGCCCGGCGACAAGCTCG TGTTCAAGTACGAGCCTGGAGCGCACAACGTGGTGAAGGTGGAGGTGGGCGGGTACATGGAGTGCAAGGCCCCCGACGGCGCCAAGGTTCACTCCTCCGGCAACGATACCTTCGAGATGCCCGGCGGCAAGGCCTACTTCATCTGCACCTTCCCCGGTCACTGCGAGAAGGGCATGAGGATCGGCATCCCCCCTAGATAG
- the LOC119291491 gene encoding protein IQ-DOMAIN 1-like gives MGKAGRWLRNFLAGGRKDGKRDRPHAEATPGPGPGATPKEKRWSFRRPVVLTPEQTGRVVLPAEADSFGASRSSATSQVGYDEKKHAVAVAVASATAADVAGAAAQAAATVARLSSRKAPHLTPPASLLAEAAAAVRIQASFRGYLARAALCALRGIVKLQALVRGQLVRKQAKATLRCMQALLAAQSQLRAQRMRFLQVQDHHAHHTTPPRPRPSSQHSRHRRSSYEMDRSSEENVKIVEMDSGEQPARRGGAKGGDRQFSSVEYHHGGRCSPAPSAMTELSPRASSWHVEDHLSFGTAHSSPHSHSHNATTAMAEPGASDLPFPSYMSNTESSRAKARSQSAPRQRAAAEALERQPSRRKGAEHRSVPRGARMQRSSSQQQAGSAPRQSPFFHRPWSSSTSVRLDTSTASLKDSECGSTTSSVVTAATTVSTVYSRTRSLVGFEVRRSLY, from the exons ATGGGGAAGGCGGGGAGGTGGCTCAGGAACTTCTTGGCCGGCGGCAGGAAGGATGGGAAGAGGGACAGGCCGCACGCCGAGGCCACGCCGGGACCGGGGCCTGGGGCGACGCCCAAGGAAAAGAGGTGGAGCTTCCGGCGGCCGGTGGTGCTGACGCCGGAGCAGACTGGACGCGTCGTGCTGCCGGCTGAGGCCGACAGCTTTGGTGCGTCTCGGTCGTCCGCGACGTCGCAGGTTGGGTACGACGAGAAGAAGCACGCCGTGGCGGTGGCTGTGGCGAGCGCGACCGCCGCAGACGTGGCGGGCGCCGCGGCGCAGGCGGCGGCCACTGTGGCACGTCTGTCTTCCCGCAAGGCGCCGCACCTGACGCCGCCGGCGAGCCTCctcgccgaggcggcggcggctgtgagGATTCAGGCATCCTTCAGAGGCTATCTG GCGAGAGCGGCGCTGTGCGCGCTGAGGGGCATCGTGAAGCTGCAGGCGCTGGTGCGCGGTCAGCTGGTGAGGAAGCAGGCCAAGGCCACGCTCCGGTGCATGCAGGCCCTGCTCGCGGCGCAGTCCCAGCTGCGCGCGCAGCGCATGCGCTTCCTTCAAGTCCAAGACCACCACGCCCACCACACAACGCCGCCTAGACCACGACCGTCGTCGCAGCACTCGAGGCACCGCAGATCGTCCTAC GAGATGGACCGGTCGAGCGAGGAGAATGTGAAGATCGTCGAGATGGACAGCGGCGAGCAGCCAGCGCGGCGCGGCGGGGCGAAGGGCGGCGACAGGCAGTTCTCCTCCGTCGAGTACCACCACGGCGGCAGGTGCTCGCCGGCGCCGTCGGCCATGACGGAGCTGAGCCCGAGGGCGAGCAGCTGGCACGTGGAGGACCACCTGTCCTTCGGGACGGCGCACAGCAGCCCGCACTCCCACTCCCACAACGCGACGACGGCCATGGCGGAGCCAGGGGCGTCGGACTTGCCGTTCCCGAGCTACATGAGCAACACCGAGTCGTCGAGGGCCAAGGCGCGGTCCCAGAGCGCGCCGAGGCAGCGCGCGGCCGCGGAGGCGCTGGAGCGGCAACCGAGCAGGAGGAAGGGGGCGGAGCACAGGAGCGTGCCGCGGGGCGCCAGGATGCAGCGGTCGTCGTCGCAGCAGCAGGCCGGGTCGGCGCCGCGCCAGTCGCCCTTCTTCCACCGGCCGTGGTCGTCGTCGACGTCGGTGAGGCTGGACACGTCGACGGCGTCGCTCAAGGACAGCGAGTGCGGGTCCACCACCAGCTCCGTGGTCACCGCGGCCACCACCGTGTCCACCGTCTACAGCCGGACCCGCTCGCTCGTCGGATTCGAG GTGCGCAGGAGCCTGTATTGA